The following proteins are encoded in a genomic region of Pyxicephalus adspersus chromosome 9, UCB_Pads_2.0, whole genome shotgun sequence:
- the RCN1 gene encoding reticulocalbin-1, whose protein sequence is MEPHTFLYVLLLCVGEVISKPTFRKERIRLDPELNAQVHDENQSFQQDQEAFLGKDEAKTFDQLTPEESKERLGKIVDRIDSDKNGFISTEELTSWIKRVQKRYVYENVARVWKDYDVNQDNHISWEEYKQATYGYYLANPEEFQDADQFSYRKLLPRDERRFKKADINGDLIANREEFTAFLHPEEFEHMKDIVILETLEDIDKNGDGFVDEDEYIADMFSHEEGTPEPDWVATEREQFSDFRDLNKDGKMDQDEIRHWILPQDYDHAQAEARHLIYESDSNKDKLLTKEEILHNWNMFVGSQATNYGEDLTRNHDEL, encoded by the exons ATGGAGCCTCATACGTTTCTTTACGTGCTGCTATTGTGTGTAGGAGAGGTGATCTCTAAACCCACCTTTCGCAAAGAGAGAATCCGCCTGGATCCTGAGCTCAACGCACAGGTTCATGACGAGAACCAGAGCTTCCAGCAGGACCAAGAGGCCTTCCTGGGCAAAGATGAGGCTAAGACGTTTGATCAGCTGACtccagaggaaagcaaagaaAGGCTAGG gaaaatagTCGACAGAATAGACAGTGACAAGAATGGGTTCATAAGCACAGAAGAGCTGACGTCATGGATTAAACGGGTCCAGAAAAGATATGTCTATGAAAACGTAGCCAGAGTCTGGAAAGATTATGATGTCAATCAAGATAACCACATTTCATGGGAAGAGTACAAGCAGGCTACATATGGATACTATCTGG CAAACCCTGAGGAGTTCCAGGATGCAGACCAGTTCAGCTACAGAAAATTGCTGCCACGTGATGAGAGGAGGTTCAAAAAGGCCGACATTAATGGGGACCTAATAGCAAATCGGGAAGAGTTCACAGCATTCCTCCACCCAGAAGAATTTGAGCATATGAAGGATATTGTTATACTG GAGACCTTGGAAGATATTGACAAGAATGGAGATGGATTTGTTGATGAAGATGAATATATTG CGGACATGTTCTCTCATGAAGAAGGAACTCCTGAGCCTGACTGGGTGGCCACAGAGAGGGAGCAATTCTCCGATTTTCGGGACCTCAACAAAGATGGAAAAATGGACCAGGATGAAATCAGACACTGGATTCTTCCCCAGGATTATGATCATGCCCAAGCCGAAGCCAGACACCTGATATATGAGTCTGATTCTAACAAG GATAAACTACTGACCAAAGAGGAGATCTTGCATAACTGGAACATGTTTGTAGGCAGCCAGGCTACAAACTATGGAGAAGACCTTACCAGGAACCATGACGAATTGTGA